The proteins below are encoded in one region of Micromonospora pisi:
- a CDS encoding ABC transporter permease, giving the protein MLRATLKSLLARKVRLVLSGLAVVLGVMFVAGSFVLTDTLGRSFDSVFSDAYATTDVNVAAKPKVALSEFEGEQIAAPLPAAALETVRKVPGVADATGVVATDGARLIGSNGKVVTSFGPPQLGENWTGENELLKLREGRAPTADTEIVINAGLAKAAKVKVGDRVAVLVDLAPKQEFTLVGVFGYSGDRDSLGGVNEVAFTNPVAQQLMLGARDVYTNISVRAQDGVSQAALRDRVAAAVGDGYEVKTGEQLSADSAAGLKEGLAFFNQILLGFAGVALLVGTFLILNTFSIIVAQRTRELALMRAIGASGRQVVRSVLVEAVAIGLVASALGLGAGIGVGALLAYVFGQFGGGLELAGVGVPPVAVISSFAVGILITVIAALIPALRASRIPPIAAMQDVATPDRPLTRLTVSGAVVSVLGAGLLALGLTGAAGDNVLGTILGGVLLAFIGVALLTPMISRPVVSLLGRIFSWSVPGKLGRLNSGRNPRRTAITAAALMIGIALVTGVTIILDSAKSSIAGLAEETISADLVISGAQSGPRPPTFDPTVLERATELPGVKAVAGFWGDLAVVNGVREWVNATNDVPAMVDIYGVKPTAGSIDGLGPDQVLVDASTARDMGLSVGSTVPVQLSRGEAHTYTVRGIYSESELYSGFLLPQAATKDFAIPRPSQGYLQLDPGTSVGQVLPQVEALLADSPEVSVADRATFIEQQTGQFDMLLTMIQILLALAILIAVLGIVNTLALSVLERTRELGLLRAIGLNRARTMWMVTVEAVVISVFGALLGMAVGAGLGAAVVRALRDEGITDLVLPWAQLGVLIGLAAVVGVVAAVLPAIRAARINVLGAIAHE; this is encoded by the coding sequence ATGCTGCGCGCAACCCTGAAGAGCCTGCTGGCCCGGAAGGTACGGCTGGTCCTCTCCGGACTGGCGGTGGTGCTGGGCGTCATGTTCGTCGCCGGCTCGTTCGTCCTGACCGACACCCTCGGACGTTCCTTCGACTCGGTGTTCAGCGACGCGTACGCCACCACGGACGTGAACGTGGCGGCCAAGCCGAAGGTGGCGTTGAGCGAGTTCGAGGGCGAGCAGATCGCCGCACCGCTGCCCGCCGCCGCACTGGAGACCGTACGGAAGGTGCCCGGCGTCGCCGACGCGACCGGCGTAGTCGCCACCGACGGGGCGCGCCTGATCGGCAGCAACGGCAAGGTGGTCACCTCCTTCGGCCCGCCACAACTGGGCGAGAACTGGACCGGCGAGAACGAGCTGCTGAAGCTGCGTGAGGGGCGCGCGCCGACCGCCGACACCGAGATCGTGATCAACGCCGGGCTGGCCAAGGCGGCCAAGGTCAAGGTCGGCGACCGGGTCGCAGTCCTGGTCGACCTGGCTCCGAAGCAGGAGTTCACCCTGGTCGGCGTCTTCGGCTACAGCGGTGACCGGGACAGCCTCGGCGGTGTCAACGAGGTGGCGTTCACCAACCCGGTCGCCCAGCAGCTCATGCTCGGTGCCCGGGACGTCTACACCAACATCAGCGTTCGCGCCCAGGACGGCGTTTCCCAGGCCGCCCTGCGTGACCGGGTCGCCGCCGCGGTCGGTGACGGGTACGAGGTGAAGACCGGTGAACAGCTCTCCGCCGACTCGGCGGCCGGGTTGAAGGAGGGACTCGCCTTCTTCAACCAGATCCTGCTCGGCTTCGCCGGGGTGGCGCTGCTGGTCGGCACGTTCCTGATTCTCAACACCTTCTCGATCATCGTGGCCCAGCGCACCCGCGAGCTGGCGCTGATGCGGGCGATCGGCGCCAGCGGCCGGCAGGTGGTCCGTTCGGTTCTGGTCGAGGCGGTGGCGATCGGCCTGGTCGCCTCGGCCCTCGGCCTGGGCGCCGGGATCGGGGTCGGCGCGCTGCTGGCGTACGTCTTCGGGCAGTTCGGCGGCGGCCTGGAACTGGCCGGCGTGGGCGTACCACCGGTGGCGGTGATCAGCTCCTTCGCGGTCGGCATCCTGATCACGGTGATCGCCGCGTTGATCCCCGCACTACGCGCGTCCCGGATCCCGCCGATCGCGGCGATGCAGGACGTGGCCACCCCGGACCGTCCGCTCACCCGCCTCACCGTGTCCGGCGCGGTCGTCTCCGTGCTCGGCGCCGGCCTGCTGGCCCTGGGGTTGACCGGCGCGGCCGGCGACAACGTGCTCGGCACCATCCTCGGTGGGGTGCTGCTCGCGTTCATCGGCGTGGCACTGCTGACCCCGATGATCAGTCGTCCGGTGGTGTCGCTGCTCGGCCGGATCTTCTCCTGGTCCGTACCGGGCAAGCTCGGTCGGCTCAACTCGGGACGTAATCCGCGACGGACCGCGATCACCGCGGCTGCCCTGATGATCGGCATCGCGCTGGTCACCGGAGTGACCATCATCCTGGACTCGGCCAAGTCGAGCATCGCCGGCCTGGCCGAGGAGACCATCAGCGCCGACCTGGTGATCTCCGGGGCGCAGTCCGGGCCCAGGCCGCCGACCTTCGACCCGACGGTGCTGGAGCGGGCGACCGAACTGCCCGGCGTCAAGGCCGTCGCCGGCTTCTGGGGCGACCTGGCCGTGGTCAACGGTGTACGGGAGTGGGTCAACGCGACGAACGACGTACCGGCGATGGTCGACATATACGGGGTGAAACCGACCGCCGGCAGCATCGACGGACTCGGCCCGGACCAGGTCCTGGTTGACGCGAGCACGGCCCGTGACATGGGTCTGAGTGTGGGCTCGACGGTCCCGGTGCAGTTGTCGCGGGGTGAGGCGCACACCTATACGGTGCGTGGCATCTACAGCGAATCGGAGCTGTACAGCGGATTCCTGCTGCCGCAGGCGGCGACGAAGGACTTCGCCATCCCCCGGCCGTCGCAGGGTTACCTGCAACTCGACCCGGGCACCTCGGTCGGCCAGGTACTCCCGCAGGTCGAGGCGCTGCTCGCGGACAGCCCGGAGGTGTCGGTCGCCGACCGGGCGACCTTCATCGAACAGCAGACCGGGCAGTTCGACATGCTGCTCACCATGATCCAGATCCTGTTGGCGCTGGCGATCCTGATCGCCGTACTCGGGATCGTGAACACGCTGGCGCTGTCGGTGCTGGAGCGGACCCGTGAACTGGGGCTGCTCCGGGCGATCGGACTCAACCGGGCACGGACCATGTGGATGGTGACCGTCGAGGCCGTAGTGATCTCGGTCTTCGGGGCGTTGCTCGGCATGGCGGTCGGCGCCGGTCTCGGCGCCGCCGTGGTCCGGGCGCTGCGGGACGAGGGCATCACCGACCTGGTGCTGCCCTGGGCCCAGCTGGGCGTCCTGATCGGCCTTGCCGCGGTGGTCGGCGTGGTCGCGGCGGTGCTGCCGGCGATCCGGGCCGCCCGGATCAACGTCCTGGGCGCGATCGCGCACGAATAG
- a CDS encoding ABC transporter ATP-binding protein, translated as MTATIDQNTQAAARASDVWKVYGSGEAQVIALRGVTAEFEQSRYTAIMGPSGSGKSTLMHCLAGLDSVTRGTIHIGNTTVTGLNDNGLTKLRRDKVGFIFQQFNLLPTLTAEENILLPLSIAGRKPDPDWYQTVIKTVGLADRLHHRPNQLSGGQQQRVACARALVARPDVIFADEPTGNLDSRAGAEVLTFLRDSVRNHHQTIVMVTHDPVAASYADRVIFLADGAIVSELFEPTPETVLDTMKRIDVLAEAEN; from the coding sequence GTGACCGCGACGATAGACCAGAATACGCAGGCGGCGGCGCGTGCCAGTGACGTATGGAAGGTATACGGCAGCGGCGAAGCACAGGTCATCGCACTCCGCGGCGTCACCGCCGAATTCGAACAAAGCCGCTACACCGCCATCATGGGACCCAGCGGATCCGGCAAATCAACCCTCATGCACTGCCTCGCCGGACTCGACTCCGTCACCCGCGGCACCATCCACATCGGCAACACCACCGTCACCGGACTCAACGACAACGGACTCACCAAACTCCGCCGCGACAAAGTCGGCTTCATCTTCCAACAATTCAACCTCCTCCCCACCCTCACCGCAGAAGAAAACATCCTCCTCCCCCTCTCCATCGCCGGACGCAAACCAGACCCCGACTGGTACCAGACAGTCATCAAAACCGTCGGCCTCGCCGACCGCCTCCACCACCGACCCAACCAACTCTCCGGCGGCCAACAACAACGCGTCGCCTGCGCCCGCGCCCTCGTCGCCCGACCCGACGTCATCTTCGCCGACGAACCCACCGGCAACCTCGACTCCCGCGCCGGCGCCGAAGTCCTCACCTTCCTCCGCGACAGCGTCCGCAACCACCACCAAACCATCGTCATGGTCACCCACGACCCCGTCGCCGCCAGCTACGCCGACCGCGTCATCTTCCTCGCCGACGGCGCCATCGTCTCGGAGCTGTTCGAGCCGACTCCGGAGACCGTGCTGGACACCATGAAGCGGATCGACGTGCTCGCCGAGGCGGAGAACTGA
- a CDS encoding ABC transporter permease: protein MLRATLKSLLSRKLRLVLSGFAIILGVMFVASAFVLTDSLGGRFEQLFQTINKDVAVQVQVTDAAGEDPNPPLLTDADLGRLAAVDGVRAVVGDASSEGLTPFRKEDGKALPPGAPHLGVGLGADDFVADGLLQVVEGRAAQTDNEVTLTRYTAEQTGHQIGERIKIYVPRSASSSEWTVVGLLEYSGGRATLGGETMIGFTVPEAQRLFYGRTGVFGAAQLQADSGVSHQTLKERVGTAVPTGFEAITGEEAAEQQASALKQLLTFVNWFFLGFALIALLVGMFLIFNTFNIIIAQRSRELALLRALGASWGQVTGSVLVEAVVVGLIASTLGLAAGIGVAAGLQSLVAAFGFPLPEGGLTISGLAVGVSYLVGVVMTVIAALVPAVRAAGVPPIAAMREVVRPDKSLRGLTITGGVITLISALLLTVGLVGVDGLTAIALGVGVLLAVVGVALLSPALTRPVAGTLGRLVSWGTATGIGRRNTLRNPRRTAVTAAALMVGVTLVSAVSVIGASLKASVTDLVENNLSAAVIVTTTLVAPPSGREGFDPARLEQASRIPGVTRTVSMHAAVVTVGGQANSFLQATDLPAARAMFALEEQSGTLTPTGENDAVVDDGTAETNGWRVGSTFVVEMPVGGARTYTVAGIYQRTPVASGVLVSDSQVRYLAGPLALQGFVQVSDGADVSAVTRQIETLMSDYPLVSVVDQATFIGQQTAAVDQLLAIFYVLLALAVLVAFLGIVNTLVLSIYERTRELGLLRAVGMNRRQVRRMVRVESLLMAVFGCLLGVGLGVALGVTVTEVMRNAEAITMVALPYGQLIGFVVAAALAGVVAAWWPAWRASRLNVLDAISYE, encoded by the coding sequence ATGCTGCGCGCCACGCTGAAGAGCCTGCTCTCGCGCAAGCTCCGGCTGGTCCTCTCCGGTTTCGCCATCATCCTCGGTGTGATGTTCGTGGCCAGCGCGTTCGTCCTCACCGACAGCCTCGGTGGCCGGTTCGAGCAGCTGTTCCAGACCATCAACAAGGACGTCGCGGTCCAGGTGCAGGTGACCGACGCCGCCGGGGAGGACCCGAACCCGCCCTTGTTGACCGATGCCGACCTGGGCCGGTTGGCGGCCGTTGACGGAGTCCGCGCGGTCGTCGGTGATGCCAGTTCGGAGGGCCTTACCCCGTTCCGGAAGGAAGACGGCAAGGCCCTGCCGCCCGGGGCACCGCATCTCGGGGTGGGACTGGGCGCCGACGACTTCGTCGCCGACGGTCTGCTCCAGGTGGTCGAGGGCCGAGCTGCCCAGACCGACAACGAGGTGACGCTCACCCGTTACACCGCCGAGCAGACCGGTCACCAGATCGGTGAGCGGATCAAGATCTACGTGCCCCGGAGCGCGAGCAGTTCCGAGTGGACCGTGGTCGGCCTGCTCGAGTATTCCGGCGGGCGGGCGACGCTCGGCGGCGAGACCATGATCGGTTTCACCGTGCCGGAGGCCCAGCGCCTCTTCTACGGACGTACCGGGGTCTTCGGCGCCGCCCAACTCCAGGCGGACTCGGGGGTGTCCCACCAGACGTTGAAGGAACGCGTCGGCACGGCCGTGCCAACCGGCTTCGAGGCCATCACCGGAGAGGAGGCGGCCGAACAGCAGGCCTCAGCCCTGAAGCAGCTGCTCACCTTCGTGAACTGGTTCTTCCTCGGCTTCGCCCTGATCGCGCTCCTGGTCGGGATGTTCCTGATCTTCAACACTTTCAACATCATCATCGCCCAACGGTCCCGGGAACTGGCACTGCTGCGCGCCCTCGGCGCCAGCTGGGGTCAGGTGACCGGCAGCGTACTGGTCGAGGCGGTGGTGGTCGGGCTGATCGCGTCCACCCTCGGTCTGGCCGCCGGGATCGGAGTGGCGGCCGGCCTCCAGTCGCTCGTCGCCGCCTTCGGCTTCCCACTGCCGGAGGGTGGACTCACCATCAGCGGCCTCGCCGTCGGTGTGTCGTACCTGGTGGGTGTGGTGATGACGGTGATCGCCGCGCTGGTCCCGGCGGTCCGTGCCGCCGGGGTGCCACCGATCGCCGCGATGCGGGAGGTGGTCCGACCGGACAAGTCCCTCCGCGGCCTGACCATCACCGGTGGTGTGATCACGCTGATCAGCGCGCTGCTGCTCACCGTCGGGCTGGTCGGGGTGGACGGGCTGACCGCGATCGCACTCGGTGTCGGCGTACTGCTCGCGGTGGTCGGGGTGGCGCTGCTCTCGCCGGCACTCACCCGCCCCGTGGCCGGCACGCTCGGCCGGCTGGTGAGCTGGGGCACGGCAACCGGGATCGGTCGGCGCAACACCCTGCGCAATCCGCGCCGTACGGCGGTGACGGCCGCGGCGCTGATGGTCGGCGTGACCCTGGTCAGCGCGGTCAGCGTGATCGGTGCCTCACTGAAGGCCAGCGTGACCGACCTGGTGGAGAACAACCTCAGTGCCGCCGTCATCGTCACCACCACCCTGGTCGCGCCGCCGAGCGGACGGGAGGGCTTCGACCCGGCGCGGCTGGAGCAGGCGAGCCGGATTCCCGGGGTGACGAGGACCGTCTCGATGCACGCGGCGGTGGTGACCGTGGGGGGTCAGGCAAACTCGTTCCTCCAGGCCACCGACCTGCCCGCCGCCAGGGCGATGTTCGCGCTCGAGGAACAGTCCGGCACCCTGACCCCGACCGGGGAGAACGACGCGGTCGTCGACGACGGCACGGCGGAGACCAACGGCTGGCGGGTCGGCAGCACCTTCGTGGTCGAGATGCCGGTCGGTGGCGCCCGGACGTACACGGTTGCCGGGATCTACCAGCGCACACCGGTGGCCAGCGGCGTACTCGTCTCCGACTCACAGGTGCGGTATCTCGCCGGGCCGCTGGCCCTGCAGGGCTTCGTCCAGGTGTCCGACGGGGCCGACGTGTCGGCGGTGACCCGCCAGATCGAGACGCTCATGTCCGACTATCCGCTGGTCAGCGTCGTCGACCAGGCAACCTTCATCGGCCAGCAGACCGCGGCGGTGGACCAGTTGTTGGCGATCTTCTACGTACTGCTGGCGCTCGCCGTCCTGGTGGCGTTCCTCGGCATCGTGAACACCCTGGTGCTGAGCATCTACGAACGGACCCGGGAACTGGGTCTGCTCCGCGCGGTAGGCATGAACCGCCGGCAGGTCCGGCGGATGGTCCGGGTGGAGTCGCTGCTGATGGCGGTCTTCGGCTGCCTGCTCGGGGTCGGGCTCGGGGTGGCGCTCGGGGTCACGGTCACCGAGGTCATGCGCAACGCGGAGGCGATCACCATGGTCGCGTTGCCGTACGGGCAGCTCATCGGCTTCGTGGTCGCCGCGGCTCTGGCCGGGGTGGTGGCCGCGTGGTGGCCGGCGTGGCGGGCGTCCCGGCTCAACGTCCTGGACGCGATCTCGTACGAGTAG
- a CDS encoding ABC transporter ATP-binding protein, with product MTGTIPAASAQAAARASDVWKVYGSGEAQVIALRGVTAEFEQSRYTAIMGPSGSGKSTLMHCLAGLDSVTRGTIHIGNTTVTGLNDNGLTKLRRDKVGFIFQQFNLLPTLTAEENILLPLSIAGRKPDPDWYQTVIKTVGLADRLHHRPNQLSGGQQQRVACARALVARPDVIFADEPTGNLDSRAGAEVLTFLRDSVRNHHQTIVMVTHDPVAASYADRVIFLADGAIVDELTDPTAEAVLDTLKHLDVLAHQPEVA from the coding sequence GTGACGGGGACAATACCCGCAGCCAGCGCTCAGGCGGCGGCGCGTGCCAGTGACGTATGGAAGGTATACGGCAGCGGCGAAGCACAGGTCATCGCACTCCGCGGCGTCACCGCCGAATTCGAACAAAGCCGCTACACCGCCATCATGGGACCCAGCGGATCCGGCAAATCAACCCTCATGCACTGCCTCGCCGGACTCGACTCCGTCACCCGCGGCACCATCCACATCGGCAACACCACCGTCACCGGACTCAACGACAACGGACTCACCAAACTCCGCCGCGACAAAGTCGGCTTCATCTTCCAACAATTCAACCTCCTCCCCACCCTCACCGCAGAAGAAAACATCCTCCTCCCCCTCTCCATCGCCGGACGCAAACCAGACCCCGACTGGTACCAGACAGTCATCAAAACCGTCGGCCTCGCCGACCGCCTCCACCACCGACCCAACCAACTCTCCGGCGGCCAACAACAACGCGTCGCCTGCGCCCGCGCACTCGTCGCCCGACCCGACGTCATCTTCGCCGACGAACCCACCGGCAACCTCGACTCCCGCGCCGGCGCCGAAGTCCTCACCTTCCTCCGCGACAGCGTCCGCAACCACCACCAAACCATCGTCATGGTCACCCACGACCCCGTCGCCGCCAGCTACGCCGACCGCGTCATCTTCCTCGCCGACGGCGCCATCGTGGACGAGTTGACCGATCCCACCGCCGAGGCGGTGCTGGACACGCTCAAGCACCTGGACGTGCTGGCGCACCAGCCCGAGGTGGCCTGA
- a CDS encoding response regulator, with translation MDRARGARPVRILLADDQPLLRTGFRMVLSEEQDLDIVGEAGDGSEAVELARRLLPDVVLMDIRMPRMDGVAATRAIVDARLPVRVLILTTFDLDEYVVGALRAGASGFLAKDVPAEDLVSAIRTVAAGEAVVAPRILKRLLDRFADLLPDPSSTQPKALDVLTEREREVLVHIARGLSNAEIARALSISETTIKTHVGHVLTKLCLRDRVQAVVFAYESGLVRPGG, from the coding sequence GTGGACCGTGCGCGGGGTGCCCGTCCGGTACGGATCCTGCTCGCCGACGACCAGCCGCTGTTGCGTACCGGGTTCCGGATGGTGCTCAGCGAGGAGCAGGACCTCGACATCGTGGGCGAGGCCGGCGACGGGTCGGAGGCGGTCGAACTCGCCCGGCGGTTGCTGCCCGACGTGGTGCTGATGGACATCCGGATGCCCCGGATGGACGGAGTGGCCGCGACCCGGGCCATCGTCGATGCCCGGCTGCCGGTACGCGTACTCATCCTGACCACCTTCGACCTCGACGAGTACGTGGTGGGCGCGTTGCGGGCGGGGGCGAGCGGGTTCCTGGCCAAGGATGTGCCCGCAGAGGATCTGGTCAGCGCCATCCGTACCGTCGCCGCCGGGGAGGCGGTGGTCGCGCCGCGGATCCTCAAGCGACTGCTCGACCGCTTCGCCGACCTGTTGCCTGACCCCTCGTCGACCCAGCCGAAGGCGCTCGACGTGCTGACCGAGCGGGAGCGGGAGGTGCTGGTGCACATCGCCCGGGGACTGTCCAACGCGGAGATAGCACGGGCCCTGTCGATCAGTGAGACGACGATCAAGACGCATGTCGGACACGTACTGACCAAACTCTGCCTACGTGACCGGGTGCAGGCCGTGGTGTTCGCGTACGAATCGGGGCTGGTCCGGCCGGGCGGCTGA
- a CDS encoding sensor histidine kinase: MTRIDVPATRDRPPDHADADAVLPPSGGRWRLPRLTGYDGRVLAQDALLAGLVVLAETLLAASGSAEPTGGGWPITITWSLVCALPIALSRLLPQVAVVLALTTAAGAVLDRHEPLTAIVAFVLLTYTTAARFPLRRAVLLTTLLWTPILAAALTLPVPVGSIGITRAYMIFTNALIALVCFFVGRTVHARRATIRALEERARVAEENQRSMADQAVADERRRIARELHDMVAHHVSVMSVLATGARRVLTRDPVAADEALGSIAETSRTTLRELRRLLDVLRTDAEPAADLTPQPGLAGLDALVDQVREAGLPVSLRVEGTPAPLEPSLALTVFRIVQEALTNALKHAGTATAQVRLTFGVYWLVVEVLDTGRGPSLDPNRAGHGLVGMRERVALYGGTLRTGPRPGGGFRVYAKVPLEATGVPSGEETA, from the coding sequence ATGACCCGTATCGACGTCCCGGCGACGCGCGACCGGCCGCCGGACCACGCCGACGCGGATGCCGTCCTGCCGCCGTCGGGCGGTCGCTGGCGACTTCCCCGTCTGACCGGCTACGACGGTCGGGTACTCGCGCAGGACGCGCTGCTGGCCGGCCTGGTGGTGCTGGCCGAGACGTTGTTGGCAGCGAGCGGGTCGGCCGAGCCGACCGGCGGCGGGTGGCCGATAACGATCACCTGGAGCCTGGTCTGCGCGCTACCGATCGCGCTGAGTCGACTCCTGCCCCAGGTCGCCGTGGTGCTGGCCTTGACCACCGCCGCCGGCGCGGTCCTCGACCGGCACGAGCCGCTCACCGCGATCGTGGCGTTCGTCCTGCTCACCTACACCACTGCGGCCCGCTTCCCGCTGCGTCGGGCCGTCCTTCTGACCACCCTGCTCTGGACACCGATCCTGGCCGCCGCGCTGACACTGCCCGTGCCGGTCGGTTCGATCGGGATCACCCGGGCGTACATGATCTTCACCAACGCGCTGATCGCGCTGGTCTGCTTCTTCGTCGGACGTACCGTGCACGCCCGACGGGCCACGATCCGGGCGCTGGAGGAACGCGCCCGGGTGGCCGAGGAGAACCAACGCTCGATGGCCGACCAGGCGGTCGCCGACGAACGCCGCCGGATCGCCCGCGAACTGCACGACATGGTCGCCCACCACGTCAGCGTGATGAGCGTGCTCGCGACCGGTGCCCGACGGGTGTTGACCCGTGACCCGGTCGCCGCCGACGAGGCGCTCGGCAGCATCGCCGAGACCAGCCGGACCACCCTGCGCGAACTGCGCCGTCTGCTCGACGTGTTGCGAACCGACGCCGAGCCGGCCGCAGACCTGACCCCACAGCCCGGCCTGGCCGGACTCGATGCGCTGGTCGACCAGGTACGCGAGGCGGGTCTGCCGGTCTCACTGCGGGTGGAGGGGACACCCGCGCCACTGGAGCCGAGCCTCGCTCTCACCGTTTTCCGGATCGTGCAGGAGGCGCTCACCAACGCGCTGAAACACGCCGGTACGGCCACCGCCCAGGTCCGGCTCACCTTCGGTGTCTACTGGCTGGTGGTGGAGGTGCTCGACACCGGGCGCGGCCCGTCGCTCGACCCGAACCGTGCCGGGCACGGCCTGGTCGGTATGCGCGAACGGGTTGCCCTCTACGGTGGGACCCTGCGGACCGGCCCCCGTCCCGGCGGAGGTTTCCGGGTGTACGCGAAAGTGCCACTGGAGGCCACCGGTGTGCCGAGCGGCGAGGAGACGGCGTGA
- a CDS encoding RecB family exonuclease → MTAEMVTKQTTGRSPVAERPPGPSLSPSRAADFKTCPLLYRFRSIDRLPERPSLDQVRGTLVHAVLERLFDLPAPARTPTAAGDLVSPEWDRLVADEPELTGLFADEAAVDVTEFLGSARRLLDGYFTVEDPRRLEPAERETLISTVVDDELLIRGYIDRLDVAPDGALRVVDYKTGGAPREAFEARALFQLKFYALVLWRTRGVVPKVLRLLYLKDAEICDYAPDADELARFERTLVALWRAIEQATTNQDFRPKPSRLCDWCSHQALCPAFGGTPPPFPDVATTVVIPEQPSRAGGPAEDE, encoded by the coding sequence ATGACGGCGGAGATGGTGACGAAGCAGACGACCGGACGCTCCCCGGTGGCCGAACGGCCCCCCGGGCCCTCCCTCTCACCGTCGCGGGCGGCGGATTTCAAGACCTGCCCGCTGCTGTACCGGTTCCGCAGCATCGACCGGTTGCCCGAGCGGCCCAGTCTCGACCAGGTCCGCGGGACCCTGGTGCACGCCGTACTCGAACGACTCTTCGACCTGCCGGCCCCGGCCCGAACGCCGACGGCCGCCGGTGACCTGGTCAGCCCGGAGTGGGACCGGCTGGTCGCGGACGAGCCGGAGCTGACCGGACTGTTCGCCGACGAGGCGGCGGTGGACGTCACCGAGTTCCTCGGATCGGCCCGCCGGCTGCTCGACGGCTACTTCACGGTCGAGGATCCGCGCCGGCTCGAGCCGGCCGAGCGGGAGACGTTGATCTCCACGGTGGTCGACGACGAGTTGCTGATCCGCGGTTACATCGACCGGCTCGACGTGGCTCCGGACGGGGCGCTGCGGGTGGTCGACTACAAGACCGGCGGCGCTCCCAGGGAGGCGTTCGAGGCCAGGGCGCTGTTCCAGCTCAAGTTCTACGCGCTGGTGCTCTGGCGCACCCGTGGGGTGGTCCCCAAGGTGCTCCGCCTGCTCTACCTCAAGGACGCGGAGATCTGCGACTACGCTCCGGACGCCGACGAACTGGCCCGGTTCGAGCGCACCCTGGTCGCGCTCTGGCGGGCGATCGAGCAGGCGACCACGAACCAGGACTTCCGTCCCAAGCCGAGCCGGCTCTGTGACTGGTGCAGTCACCAGGCACTCTGTCCCGCGTTCGGCGGCACGCCGCCACCCTTCCCCGACGTGGCGACCACCGTGGTGATCCCGGAGCAGCCCAGCCGGGCCGGCGGGCCGGCGGAGGACGAGTAA
- a CDS encoding site-2 protease family protein codes for MEDSSKRKRRPDRRPGLAVGRVLGVPVYLNASMVLLAVLVTVVYGEFVRRELELSQVTGYLVGFGFVVCLLGSVLLHELGHALTARRYGIGVRGITLELLGGYTEMERDAPTPRVDLLVSLAGPAVSLVLGVAAVLATIALPDRTLPDQFALQLAVSNVIVAVFNILPGLPLDGGRALRALVWAASRDRHLGTEVAGWAGRAVAVGTAVLVGVLTWLGLIAPLGLALMVLVAFTLWQGAGQSIRMARISRRFPLIDLHRLARPVFQVPTGTPLAEAQRRGLAAGAEPVALGVSDSSGRLVALVDRAAAEAVPLERRPWVAVDTVARGLDGVPSIPVGLDGEQVIRAVQTDPGAQYLVTSGEDVVGVLHIADLAQLLEPKRKMTQ; via the coding sequence GTGGAGGACAGTTCAAAACGGAAACGCCGGCCCGACCGCCGCCCCGGACTTGCCGTGGGCCGGGTCCTCGGCGTCCCGGTCTATCTCAACGCCTCCATGGTCCTGCTGGCCGTCCTGGTGACCGTGGTCTATGGCGAGTTCGTCCGCCGTGAGCTTGAGTTGTCGCAGGTCACCGGCTATCTGGTGGGTTTCGGCTTCGTGGTCTGCCTGCTCGGGTCGGTGCTGCTGCACGAACTCGGACACGCGCTGACCGCACGGCGGTACGGCATCGGCGTACGCGGCATCACGCTGGAGTTGCTGGGCGGCTACACCGAGATGGAACGGGACGCGCCGACCCCTCGGGTGGATCTTCTGGTCTCGCTCGCCGGCCCGGCCGTGTCGCTGGTGCTGGGCGTGGCCGCGGTGCTGGCCACCATCGCCCTGCCCGACCGTACGCTGCCTGACCAGTTTGCCCTCCAACTGGCGGTGAGCAACGTCATCGTGGCGGTTTTCAACATCCTGCCCGGTCTGCCGCTCGACGGTGGCCGGGCGCTGCGTGCCCTGGTGTGGGCGGCCAGTCGGGACCGGCATCTCGGTACCGAGGTCGCCGGTTGGGCCGGTCGGGCGGTGGCGGTCGGCACCGCCGTCCTGGTCGGGGTGCTGACCTGGCTCGGGCTGATCGCGCCGCTGGGCCTGGCCCTGATGGTGCTGGTCGCCTTCACCCTCTGGCAGGGGGCGGGCCAGTCGATCCGGATGGCCCGGATCAGCCGGCGGTTCCCCCTGATCGACCTGCACCGGCTGGCCCGCCCGGTGTTCCAGGTGCCCACCGGTACGCCGCTGGCCGAGGCGCAGCGTCGCGGGCTGGCCGCCGGAGCGGAGCCGGTGGCGCTGGGTGTCTCCGACTCGTCCGGTCGGCTGGTGGCACTGGTCGACCGGGCCGCGGCCGAGGCGGTGCCGCTGGAGCGGCGCCCCTGGGTCGCGGTCGACACGGTGGCCCGCGGCCTCGACGGCGTGCCCAGCATCCCGGTCGGGCTCGACGGTGAACAGGTCATCCGGGCGGTACAGACCGACCCGGGCGCGCAGTATCTCGTGACGTCAGGCGAAGATGTCGTCGGCGTTCTGCACATCGCCGATCTGGCGCAGCTTCTGGAGCCGAAACGAAAGATGACTCAGTGA